The Streptomyces sp. NBC_00335 DNA window TCGAGGCCATCGTCAGCGGGTTCATCTGGATCTGGCCCTGCCCGATGTACGCGGCGGCCGCCGCCGGACCGGTCGCGTCCGGGACCTTCCCGTCGACGGTGGGCACGCCGACCTTCCACTCGACGCCTCCGCCCACGCCGAAGACCTCACGGGCCTCCTTCGGGAGCGCGTCGTCGTCGTCGACCGGCTTGATCTGCTTGATGAAGGCGGTGTTGCAGGACTGGGCGAAACTCGTCGCGAAGGTCTCGCCGTCGAGCTTGAAGCCCTTCAGGTTCTTGAAGGGCTTGCCTTCCCACGTCACCTCCGCCGGGCATTCGGCGACCTTGTCCGCCGCCACCAGACCGCGGTCGAGCAGCATCGCGCCGGTCACGATCTTCATCGTGGAGCCGGGCGCTCGGGCTCCGCTGATGGATGCGGGGAAGCCGTCCCCGCGGTGGTCGGCGATGGCCAGGACGTTCCCGGTGCTCGGCTGGACGGCGACCACCGAGGCCTGCGGGAACTTCAGGACCGCCTTCTCGGCCGCCGCCTGGACGTCCGCGTCCAGGACGGTCTGGATCTCGCCCGCCTTCCCCTCGACCAGCGTCAGCAGGGTCCGCCGCGGGGCCTCCTGGGCGACCGGCTCGATCCACAGCTCGGCGCCGACCTTGCCGCCCTGTCGCTCCCCGTACGTCTTGCGCAGGCTGTCGAGCACCGGGCGCAGCGACGGGTACTTCTCCGCCGTCAGCTCCCTGCCCTTGCGGTCGACGGCCTTGACCGGCGGGTTGGCCGGGGCGCCGCCGCGCAGCTTCTCGCCCTTCCGGAGCTCCGGGTGGAGCACCGAGGGCTGCCAGTCGACGAGCGGCAGCCCGGTGGTGTTGCCGCGGACCACGGTCAGCTTGGACTCGTAGGCGAGGGGCTTGGTGACCCCCTCGTAGGTGACCTCCGCCGCGACGGAGTACGCCACCGTGGTGCCGGTCTGCGTGCCGGGGGTGATCGCCACCTTGGACACGTAGGCCTTGGCCGTGAACTCACCGAGGGCGCCCTGCGCCTCCGCCGGATTGTTCGTCAGGTCGGCCCCCGCCCGGGCGTCCCCGGCCGTCCACGCGGCGAAGAACGCCTTGGCGGTCGCCGCGGCGTCCTTGTCGCTGACCGGCCCGCTGCCCTTGGCGGGCACGGCTGGGCCGGTCGCGCTCGTGCTCTTGGCGTCGTCCGCGCCGGCGTCCCCCACCAGCGCGTACACCCCGTACCCGGCTCCGCCCATCATCGCGAGGAAGACCCCGCCGACGATGGCACCCTTCGCAGCCCCGTTCATCCCACTCCCCGTTCCCGTGTGCCCCGACCCCTCGGCCCCTTGAACGCTGAACACGTTCAAAGGAGTCCATGGAGTAGACCTTACGTCGAACAGACAAACGGTTCAGGGGTTTGGTTGCCCTGGGCGCCCGCAACCGCGGGGATCCCGCCGCGACCGGGTGTCCGCCGCATCCGGTTCTGACGGGAAAGTCCCTGCCGGTGCGTCAGGTCATGCTTCTCTCGGCGAAGCTCGATATTCCTGCAGAGTTTCCTGGGCCAGAACGGTCCACGGATGGTTCAGGCCCAGCACCCTGATGCGACCCTCCACGACCCCCTGGACGTGCTCGATCGCCTCGCTGTTCTGGCCGAGGGCGTGCAGAATTTTGCTCAGAGCGCTCCGTGAATTCAATGAGATGGGGTAATCGGGGCCGAACCGTCGCAGATATTTCGCAAAGGCGGAGCGGGCGTAGGGCAAGGCTGCTTCTGGTCGTGCGGTGCGACGGAGGGCGTCGGCGTAGTCGAGTTCTACCCCCAGCGTGATGGTGTGCTCTTCTCCGAGCTCGCGATGGCATTCCGCCACCCAGCCTGCTCCCGCGTCCAATTCTGCCGGTTGTGCGGAATATTCCAGGAGGGCTGATCGTGCGAGAAGAGTAAGGGGGTGTACCGGGCCGAGCGCTCGAATGTATCCCTCCACTGCTCGACGATAAAGCGCAATGCCGTCCGGGATTCGGTCGAGGTTGACCAGCGGCCTGCCCAGGCTTCTGCAGGCCGCGAGGGTTTCGGGTGCTTCCGGGCCCAGTTCTCGTTCGCAGTCCTCCAGGACCTTCCGCAAAACGGCCTCGGACTCCTGGAACCGGCCGAGGCGGAACAGAGCCAGACCCATGCGCCGGTGCAGCCTGATGAGCCAGATGCTGTCCTCGGCCAGTCGTGGACCGAGCAACGTCACGGCGTCGCCGCCCAGGCTCAATGCCGAGGTGTAGTCGCCGGACCTGTGGACTGCGGTGACGAGCCGGAAGGCGCACTCCGCCGCCGCTTCCACCGTCGCTCGGCTGGTTTCCCAACTCGTCGCTCTGCGCAGGAGGGCGATCACGTGCGGGGCCAGGAGGTTCACCCGGGGGTCCTGCGCCCCCCGGTCGGGTACTTCCGGCAGTACGGCGAGACACAGGCGGGCCGCGGTGGCGGACAGCTGCTCGTGCTGGTCCGCGGGCGTGGCCCGGGTCACGCTGTCGAGCAGTACGCCGTGGGTGCGCAGGCAGCGGGTCTCTCCGGGGTTCAGCTCGGTGAGGGAGTGGTCGAGGAGCCCGCGCAGGGCCGATTCGACGTGGGATGCCGCGAGCGCCGGGCCGAGTTCGGCCCCGAGCAGGACCGACAGCGGCAACGGGTCACTGGACCAGCAGGCGAGCAGGCGCAGGAGGTGGCCGGCTTCGGGGCGGCCCTGTTCGGTGAGGGCATCGAGGGAGAGCTGCCAGGTGCGGCTGGGCAGGTGCCGGGAATCGCCACCGATGGCTGCGGCCCCCTGTTCGATGAGCTCGATGGGGTCCAGGCCCGCGCCGCCGTCGAGCCGGCGGCCGTAGTCGGAGAGGCTCCACGGGTCGATCACCTGATGAGCGAGGAATCCACCGGCGAGGGTGAGAGCCAGGGGCAGTCGACCGAGACGGTCGGCGACCTCCGCGGCGTCTTCGAGCGATCCGGCGTGCGGTGCGAGGTCGCGGAGCACGAGGGCGGCGTCCTCGCGCGGGAGCACACCGAACTGGAGCAGATCCGCCCCGGGCCACCAGTGAGCCGCTGCTTGCCGGGTGGTGACGACCACGATCCCGGTGGGGCTGGTGCGCAGCCAGCCGCCGTCGCGCAGGATGGCGGGGTTGTCGGCGTTGTCGAGGACCAGCAGCCAGGGCTCTTCGGAGTGGTCGAGGTAGTGCCACACGAGATCGGCGGCGGGCCGTAATCCGGCGCGTGCTCCCATCAGCTCACCGTCGGTGGCTCCGCGGTCGGCCGCGACGGCGAGCATGCCCGCCCTCAGGGAAGCCGGGTCGGAAGCGTTGACCCACAGCCCGATTCGGCCCGCCTGGTGGGTCGCGTGCTGGAAGAGCGCGCAGGCGACGGCGGTTTTGCCGCAGCCGCCCAGGCCGTGCAGGACGTAGACGCGGTTGGCGATGCCGGGTTCGACGGCGGCGCGCAGTCGGTCCATCTCTCCGACGCGGTCGCGGAGCACCACGGGCGTTCGGCCGACCGATGGGCGGCGTACGGAGTCCGGACCCGACCAGTCGGGGGAATGGTGGTGGTGCTCCGTGATGTGCTGGTCGCCGGAGGCCTGGTAGACGCGGCCCCGGCCGTCGGCCCGGGCGTCGTTCCGGCCGCTCATCGGTGGCCGAAGTTCTGGTCCCGGCCGGCCTGGTAGACCCGGGCGTTGCCGGAGGCGGTGGCGTGCTGCGTCACCGAGGGGTCCGCCGGCGCGTACGGGGCCAGTTCGGTGAGCAGCGTCCGCAGCGCCTCCGTTTCATCCGGATGCGCGGCGAGCAGTCGCCGTAGGCGTCCCTGCCACTCCGCACTCAGTTCGCCGCGGGAATCGAGGTCGCCGCCGGCCTCTGCGGCCAGCAGGTCGCTCCGGGTCACGTCGAGTTCGGCGGCTATCGCCTCGGCCCGTTCCGGCTCGGCACGGCGCCACAGCGCGGCGACACCGTCCCTGGCACGTTGCCATGCCTCGGTGGTCAACAAAGTGACCAGACTTGTTCCGGCTGTACTCGCCAGCACGGCCATTTCCGGATCCACGAACCCGCCCCCTCCAGCCCGTTGTTGCCTGCGGCCACAGAGTAGCCAGCAGATCCGGCAGCGGCACGGGTCGCGCACGTGGTGCCGGGGAAGCGACCCCGGCACCGCCCGGTGCCGGGGTCCTCGCTTCGCCCGCTACACCCAGGTGTCCAGCCACATCCGGTTCTGCCAGGAGTCCATCGGGATCGTTTGGCCGGTGTAGATGGGCCAGAAGTAGATGAAGTTCCACACGATCAGGAGGATCAGTACGCCCGCCGCCACCGCGCCCAGGGCGCGGCGGCGTTCCGAGGAGCCGGCGGGGCCCAGTAGGGCGCCGATCATCATGGCCACCGCCAGGCACAGGTACGGGACGAAGACCACCGCGTAGAAGAAGAAGATGGTCCGCTCCTGGTAGTTGAACCAGGGCAGCAGGCCCGCGCCCAGCGCGCACGCGATCGCGCCCGCCCGCCAGTCGCGGCGGAAGAACCACCGCCACAGCACGTACAGGAGCGCGAAGCAGCCCGTCCACCACAGCAGCGGCGTGCCGAGCGCCAGCACCTCGCGCGCGCACTTGGCCGTTTCCGTCGCCGGGCAGCCGTCGGTGCCGGGTGCGGGGGATTCGTAGAAG harbors:
- a CDS encoding penicillin-binding transpeptidase domain-containing protein, whose product is MNGAAKGAIVGGVFLAMMGGAGYGVYALVGDAGADDAKSTSATGPAVPAKGSGPVSDKDAAATAKAFFAAWTAGDARAGADLTNNPAEAQGALGEFTAKAYVSKVAITPGTQTGTTVAYSVAAEVTYEGVTKPLAYESKLTVVRGNTTGLPLVDWQPSVLHPELRKGEKLRGGAPANPPVKAVDRKGRELTAEKYPSLRPVLDSLRKTYGERQGGKVGAELWIEPVAQEAPRRTLLTLVEGKAGEIQTVLDADVQAAAEKAVLKFPQASVVAVQPSTGNVLAIADHRGDGFPASISGARAPGSTMKIVTGAMLLDRGLVAADKVAECPAEVTWEGKPFKNLKGFKLDGETFATSFAQSCNTAFIKQIKPVDDDDALPKEAREVFGVGGGVEWKVGVPTVDGKVPDATGPAAAAAYIGQGQIQMNPLTMASITATARTGVFRQPVVVKASLDGRAIAKATRKMKPSVAAQLVRMMKLTATAGTAQGAMSAVHGSDKGAKTGSAEVDGAQNPDSWFTGFSGDVAAAAMVEGGGHGGDAAGPIVAAVLNAG
- a CDS encoding tetratricopeptide repeat protein; this encodes MSGRNDARADGRGRVYQASGDQHITEHHHHSPDWSGPDSVRRPSVGRTPVVLRDRVGEMDRLRAAVEPGIANRVYVLHGLGGCGKTAVACALFQHATHQAGRIGLWVNASDPASLRAGMLAVAADRGATDGELMGARAGLRPAADLVWHYLDHSEEPWLLVLDNADNPAILRDGGWLRTSPTGIVVVTTRQAAAHWWPGADLLQFGVLPREDAALVLRDLAPHAGSLEDAAEVADRLGRLPLALTLAGGFLAHQVIDPWSLSDYGRRLDGGAGLDPIELIEQGAAAIGGDSRHLPSRTWQLSLDALTEQGRPEAGHLLRLLACWSSDPLPLSVLLGAELGPALAASHVESALRGLLDHSLTELNPGETRCLRTHGVLLDSVTRATPADQHEQLSATAARLCLAVLPEVPDRGAQDPRVNLLAPHVIALLRRATSWETSRATVEAAAECAFRLVTAVHRSGDYTSALSLGGDAVTLLGPRLAEDSIWLIRLHRRMGLALFRLGRFQESEAVLRKVLEDCERELGPEAPETLAACRSLGRPLVNLDRIPDGIALYRRAVEGYIRALGPVHPLTLLARSALLEYSAQPAELDAGAGWVAECHRELGEEHTITLGVELDYADALRRTARPEAALPYARSAFAKYLRRFGPDYPISLNSRSALSKILHALGQNSEAIEHVQGVVEGRIRVLGLNHPWTVLAQETLQEYRASPREA